In the genome of Cutibacterium equinum, one region contains:
- the ftsX gene encoding permease-like cell division protein FtsX: MRHTLRETWSGLRRNATMTLAVIVTMWVSLSLFGAALLATQQVDLLKGKWYDKVEVSVFLCVDGVSGAQCAGDKAATQAQKDAIRQALEANPQVSRVYYESKHEAFQEYQRIYADSPVKDVLTEDTIQDSYRVKLVDPQQYQGVVTEAQGLPGVQSVVDLHNVLDPIFLWMNALKWVTFGMSVLLLVAAALQTGNTIRMAAFARRRELGIMKLVGASNAYILMPFLLESLIAGLVGALLACITLAVGADVVVMGKMAHSVTTVAWIGWPQVWFSIAWMVVVSIVLSVVPAYITIKKYLRV, encoded by the coding sequence ATGCGTCACACCTTGCGAGAGACGTGGTCTGGGTTGCGCCGCAATGCGACGATGACCCTGGCCGTCATCGTCACGATGTGGGTTTCCCTGTCCCTGTTCGGGGCGGCGCTGCTGGCCACCCAGCAGGTCGACTTGCTCAAGGGCAAGTGGTACGACAAGGTCGAAGTCTCAGTGTTCCTGTGTGTTGACGGCGTCTCGGGGGCGCAATGCGCGGGGGACAAGGCCGCCACCCAGGCCCAGAAGGATGCGATTCGTCAGGCCTTGGAGGCCAATCCGCAGGTTTCTCGTGTCTACTACGAGTCCAAACACGAGGCCTTCCAGGAGTATCAACGCATCTATGCCGATTCTCCGGTCAAGGACGTCCTCACCGAGGACACCATTCAAGATTCTTATCGAGTCAAACTGGTTGACCCCCAGCAATATCAGGGGGTTGTGACGGAGGCCCAGGGCCTGCCCGGTGTGCAGTCGGTCGTTGACCTGCACAACGTGTTGGACCCGATATTCCTGTGGATGAATGCTCTCAAATGGGTGACGTTCGGAATGTCGGTGTTATTGCTGGTGGCTGCAGCATTGCAGACAGGCAACACCATTCGCATGGCTGCTTTCGCCCGGCGCCGTGAGCTGGGCATCATGAAGTTGGTGGGTGCCTCGAACGCCTACATCCTCATGCCTTTCCTCCTGGAATCTCTCATAGCGGGTCTTGTCGGGGCGCTGCTGGCTTGCATCACCCTCGCTGTGGGTGCCGACGTGGTCGTCATGGGCAAGATGGCTCACTCGGTGACGACCGTGGCGTGGATTGGCTGGCCCCAGGTGTGGTTCTCGATCGCCTGGATGGTCGTCGTCTCCATCGTGCTGTCTGTGGTCCCGGCCTACATCACGATCAAGAAGTACCTCAGAGTCTGA
- the smpB gene encoding SsrA-binding protein SmpB: protein MPREQGVKVVARNRRATHDYTIGDTWEAGLVLQGTEVKSLRAGKATLTDAFAQVDDRGEVWMYNLHIPEYAFGTWRNHDVMRKRKLLLNKREIAKLSREADGPGKTIIPLQLYFKDGYAKVEIAVGTGKKDWDKRQAIRERDAKREAQRALANRVRNRKR from the coding sequence ATGCCCAGGGAACAGGGTGTCAAGGTCGTCGCCCGGAATCGTCGCGCCACCCACGATTACACGATCGGTGACACCTGGGAGGCCGGACTTGTCCTGCAGGGCACAGAGGTGAAGTCGCTGCGTGCCGGCAAGGCCACCTTGACCGACGCCTTCGCTCAAGTTGATGACCGGGGCGAGGTGTGGATGTACAACCTCCACATCCCCGAATACGCCTTCGGGACCTGGCGCAACCACGACGTCATGCGCAAGCGCAAGCTACTTCTCAACAAACGCGAGATCGCCAAGCTGTCGCGGGAAGCTGACGGCCCTGGCAAGACGATCATTCCACTGCAGCTGTACTTCAAGGACGGCTACGCCAAGGTCGAGATCGCCGTCGGTACCGGCAAGAAGGACTGGGACAAGCGCCAGGCCATTCGTGAGCGCGATGCCAAGCGTGAGGCCCAACGAGCACTGGCCAATCGCGTGCGCAATCGCAAACGTTGA
- the argH gene encoding argininosuccinate lyase has translation MALWGGRFSGGPSEALAALSVSTQFDWRLARHDIAGSRAHAGVLHTAGLLDDDQYQGMIEALDELEEDVVSGRFVAGPDDEDVHTALERGLMERAGDDLGGRLRAGRSRNDQIIALLRRYLREEARSLAGEVLELVTVLARRAEEAGDAVIAGRTHMQHAQPVLLAHHLLAHAWPLVRDVQRFRDLDARMDCSPYGSGALAGSSLGLDPEAVARDLGFSSSAPNSIDGTAARDVVAEFAFVAAQIGVDLSRLSEEIIIWNAREFNYVTLDDSFSTGSSIMPQKKNPDIAELARGKAGRLIGDLAGLMASLKGMPLAYARDLQEDKEPVFDQIDQLHLLLPAVTGMMDTAVFNTERMAEMAGQGFSLATDVAEWLVRQGVPFRVAHELSGACVREAESQGKELADLTDAELAAIDPRLTPQVRQVMTVEGSVRSRSGHGGTAPVRVAEQITELRNVVAQLRDFGRDVSR, from the coding sequence ATGGCGTTGTGGGGTGGACGCTTCTCGGGCGGGCCGTCGGAGGCATTGGCGGCCCTGTCCGTGTCGACCCAGTTCGACTGGCGGCTGGCCCGCCACGACATCGCTGGGTCCAGGGCTCACGCCGGAGTCCTTCACACTGCCGGTCTACTGGACGACGATCAGTACCAGGGCATGATCGAGGCGCTGGACGAGCTTGAGGAGGACGTCGTCTCTGGTCGATTCGTTGCTGGTCCTGACGACGAGGACGTCCATACTGCTTTGGAGCGCGGGCTCATGGAGCGTGCCGGCGATGATCTCGGTGGGCGTCTGCGCGCTGGCCGCTCCCGCAACGACCAGATCATCGCCTTACTGCGGCGATATCTGCGTGAGGAAGCTCGCAGCCTGGCCGGTGAGGTGCTTGAACTGGTCACCGTGCTGGCACGACGGGCTGAGGAGGCTGGCGATGCCGTCATTGCCGGACGGACTCACATGCAGCACGCCCAGCCGGTGCTGCTGGCCCACCATCTGCTGGCTCATGCCTGGCCGTTGGTGCGTGACGTCCAGCGATTCCGCGACCTTGATGCCCGGATGGACTGTTCCCCGTATGGCTCGGGAGCTCTTGCCGGGTCGTCGCTTGGACTCGATCCTGAGGCCGTGGCCCGAGATCTCGGTTTTTCCTCGTCGGCTCCCAACTCGATTGACGGTACCGCTGCCCGTGACGTCGTCGCCGAATTTGCCTTCGTTGCGGCCCAAATCGGGGTGGACCTCTCGCGGCTCAGCGAGGAAATCATCATCTGGAACGCCCGCGAGTTCAACTACGTCACCCTCGACGATTCCTTCTCGACGGGCTCGTCGATCATGCCGCAGAAGAAGAATCCCGACATCGCCGAATTGGCACGAGGTAAGGCCGGACGGCTCATCGGCGACCTCGCCGGCCTCATGGCGTCCCTCAAAGGCATGCCGCTGGCATACGCGCGAGACCTGCAGGAAGACAAGGAGCCGGTCTTCGACCAGATCGATCAGCTCCATCTGCTTCTTCCTGCCGTGACCGGAATGATGGACACTGCAGTGTTCAACACCGAGCGCATGGCTGAGATGGCTGGTCAGGGATTTTCCTTGGCCACCGATGTTGCTGAGTGGCTGGTCCGTCAGGGAGTGCCATTCCGCGTCGCCCACGAGCTGTCCGGGGCGTGCGTGCGAGAGGCCGAGTCCCAGGGCAAGGAGTTGGCCGATCTGACCGACGCCGAGCTGGCAGCCATCGATCCCCGTCTCACCCCGCAGGTGCGCCAAGTCATGACGGTTGAGGGTTCAGTGCGTTCCCGGTCCGGACACGGTGGTACCGCCCCGGTCCGTGTTGCCGAGCAGATCACCGAGTTGCGCAATGTTGTGGCGCAGTTGCGCGATTTTGGGAGGGATGTGTCCCGATGA
- a CDS encoding DUF1707 SHOCT-like domain-containing protein, with protein sequence MSTAWHPDDSSLRVTNEQRERVVDHINDAYAHAVIDDAERERRIETALLARTRSELDQSYRGMPSFKPSVPEAIRAPLPQVPAERPTTGVGLCALSGLVSGPFGPAIGVAVTRQGTWARKMVRRQFISQVVFFVLLGFFGVFATPGFSGNTKALGLVGMMWVTVTIIQAIRGFQGRDH encoded by the coding sequence ATGAGTACTGCGTGGCACCCGGACGATTCTTCGCTGCGTGTGACGAACGAACAACGTGAAAGAGTCGTGGACCACATCAACGACGCCTACGCTCACGCAGTCATTGACGACGCGGAGCGTGAACGTCGTATCGAGACCGCCCTGTTGGCACGCACCCGGTCTGAGCTCGACCAGAGTTACCGTGGGATGCCGTCGTTCAAGCCGTCGGTACCGGAGGCCATCAGGGCACCTTTGCCCCAGGTTCCTGCCGAGAGGCCGACGACGGGCGTCGGGTTGTGTGCCTTGTCGGGGCTGGTCAGTGGGCCGTTTGGTCCGGCTATCGGTGTCGCAGTGACGCGGCAGGGAACGTGGGCGCGCAAGATGGTGAGGCGCCAGTTCATCAGTCAGGTCGTGTTCTTCGTCTTGTTGGGCTTTTTCGGTGTGTTCGCTACCCCCGGATTCTCTGGTAACACCAAGGCGTTGGGTTTGGTCGGAATGATGTGGGTGACGGTGACCATCATCCAGGCGATTCGCGGGTTCCAAGGCCGAGACCACTGA
- the mtrB gene encoding MtrAB system histidine kinase MtrB, whose protein sequence is MVSSLVILTVGGFFLVRQATAGIVEAKRTSAIAETTATINRIQGQLRDTDLRTASLYEQLNRLADDAAGQSGQYHVLIQGPVSGLISQGVSPDSVPAELTVKVGESNGMWTAPTMVHYTDHVRPDVPGIVVGSTLWAPGASQSIPVYFIFPQTQEVATVELLRRNVISVGALMALAIAMATYLATRHLSQPIRQASITASRLAGGALDERMTVRGTDDLATLARSMNDMAAQLDRRIGELERLSTLQQQFVSDVSHELRTPMTTMRMASDMIEANPDDPVQVRSVELMRAQMERFEILLADLLEISRFDAGAAQLAVEDCDIVELVRAEIVDVTPIAQRLAVPISLDAETSQTAEVDPRRISRIVRNLLSNAVEHAEGKTVEVTVVGNDCAVGVGVRDHGVGFEPWQADKVFGRFWRGDPSRVRTVGGSGLGLAISRQDADLHHGWLTAWGRPGQGAYFRLVIPRDAGGQIVESPLPAAPSDADPSDTQEET, encoded by the coding sequence GTGGTGAGCAGTCTTGTCATCCTCACCGTCGGTGGCTTCTTCCTGGTTCGTCAGGCCACTGCGGGAATCGTCGAGGCAAAACGCACCTCGGCCATCGCGGAGACGACCGCGACGATCAATCGCATCCAAGGCCAGTTGCGAGACACCGATCTGCGCACAGCCTCTCTCTACGAGCAACTCAATCGACTCGCAGACGACGCAGCAGGCCAATCAGGGCAGTATCACGTCCTCATCCAGGGCCCTGTTTCCGGACTCATTTCCCAGGGGGTCTCACCGGACTCCGTTCCGGCTGAGCTCACCGTGAAAGTGGGGGAGTCCAACGGCATGTGGACCGCACCGACGATGGTTCATTACACCGACCATGTGCGTCCTGACGTCCCCGGTATCGTCGTCGGTTCGACCCTGTGGGCACCTGGAGCCAGCCAGTCCATCCCGGTGTACTTCATCTTCCCGCAGACCCAGGAGGTTGCCACCGTCGAGTTGCTACGCCGCAATGTCATCAGCGTGGGAGCTCTCATGGCCCTGGCCATCGCCATGGCAACCTACCTGGCGACCCGTCACCTGTCCCAACCCATTCGACAAGCCTCCATCACGGCATCGAGATTGGCCGGTGGAGCGCTGGACGAGCGTATGACAGTGCGGGGGACTGACGACCTCGCGACCCTTGCCAGATCGATGAATGACATGGCAGCCCAGCTCGATCGCCGCATTGGGGAATTGGAGAGGTTGTCGACACTGCAGCAGCAGTTCGTCTCGGACGTCTCCCACGAGTTGCGCACCCCGATGACGACGATGCGGATGGCCTCCGACATGATCGAGGCCAACCCTGACGATCCGGTCCAGGTGCGGTCGGTCGAACTCATGAGGGCCCAGATGGAGCGCTTCGAGATCCTCCTGGCTGACCTGCTCGAGATCTCTCGTTTCGACGCCGGAGCCGCCCAGCTCGCTGTGGAAGACTGCGACATCGTCGAACTCGTGCGCGCCGAGATCGTCGATGTGACTCCAATCGCACAGCGTCTGGCAGTTCCGATCTCACTGGACGCCGAGACGTCGCAGACGGCCGAGGTCGATCCGCGACGGATCAGCCGCATCGTCAGGAATCTGTTGTCCAACGCCGTCGAACATGCTGAGGGAAAGACCGTCGAGGTGACCGTCGTCGGTAATGACTGCGCGGTAGGGGTCGGCGTGCGTGACCACGGGGTCGGGTTCGAGCCGTGGCAGGCAGACAAGGTCTTTGGTCGGTTCTGGCGTGGAGATCCGTCTCGGGTACGCACCGTGGGCGGCAGCGGCCTTGGCCTGGCCATTTCTCGCCAGGACGCCGACCTGCACCATGGCTGGCTGACAGCGTGGGGACGTCCCGGCCAGGGCGCCTACTTCCGGCTCGTCATTCCCAGGGATGCTGGCGGACAGATCGTGGAGTCCCCACTGCCGGCTGCCCCCAGCGACGCCGACCCGTCAGACACACAGGAGGAGACATGA
- a CDS encoding YqgE/AlgH family protein yields MGVVRLANPLKAGDLLVASRQIDEGVFYESVIYLIDVALDGALGVIVNQPCSPGTLRRQLPGWVHLATPPQDLFLGGPVSPSGAICLARVQRSSEEPPGWRRVHGLIGLLHLDTPTELVEGAFTDVRIFAGYAEWGPEQLEAELIRGDWIRAIAHPEDVFSSEPHGLWRAVLRRQNGSAAMLATATDTPAFN; encoded by the coding sequence ATGGGCGTTGTGAGACTCGCGAACCCCCTCAAGGCCGGTGACCTGCTGGTGGCAAGTCGCCAGATCGACGAAGGCGTTTTCTACGAGTCGGTCATCTACCTCATCGACGTCGCCCTTGACGGAGCGCTCGGGGTCATCGTCAATCAGCCATGCTCGCCGGGAACTCTGCGTCGCCAACTACCCGGCTGGGTCCATTTGGCGACCCCTCCCCAGGACCTCTTCCTCGGAGGCCCGGTCTCGCCCAGCGGAGCCATTTGCCTGGCCCGTGTGCAGCGGTCCAGCGAGGAGCCGCCGGGGTGGCGGCGGGTTCATGGATTGATCGGCCTGCTTCATCTCGACACCCCAACCGAATTGGTTGAGGGGGCGTTCACAGACGTACGAATCTTTGCCGGATACGCGGAATGGGGGCCAGAACAACTCGAAGCTGAACTCATTCGCGGTGATTGGATTCGCGCTATCGCACACCCCGAGGACGTCTTCTCGTCGGAACCGCATGGTTTGTGGCGAGCCGTTCTGCGCCGTCAGAACGGTTCGGCAGCGATGCTTGCCACCGCCACGGACACCCCCGCGTTCAATTGA
- a CDS encoding transposase, whose product MITVCRASSRAEGTKIMTRLIVSIRYAVVTSLVEVAGLVWALTIRCDDVPAFFDHHGPSNGPTEAINKRLEHLRGTAFGLCNLIHYIVRSLLKADGFKPDLHPRL is encoded by the coding sequence ATGATCACCGTCTGCCGCGCTAGTAGTCGAGCCGAAGGCACGAAGATCATGACCCGGCTCATCGTCTCGATCCGGTACGCGGTTGTCACCAGCCTGGTTGAGGTCGCCGGACTCGTCTGGGCCCTGACCATACGCTGTGATGACGTTCCGGCGTTCTTCGACCATCACGGTCCCAGCAACGGCCCCACTGAGGCTATCAACAAACGCCTGGAACACCTGCGGGGAACGGCCTTCGGATTGTGCAACCTGATCCACTACATCGTCCGATCCCTCCTGAAAGCCGATGGATTCAAACCGGATCTACACCCTCGATTGTGA
- the mtrA gene encoding MtrAB system response regulator MtrA gives MLQLVLAKEGFSTAWVGHGNDVMDVFRQCKPALVLLDLMLPGPDGIQICQDIRDESGVPIIMLTARSDTPDVVRGLGAGADDYVSKPFRSAELVARIRARLRTPAAPREEGGIISVGDLTIDPAAHVVQRGGEDISLTPLEYSLLVTMAQHPNKVFSRETLLREVWGYTSNADTRLVNVHVQRLRSKVEENAGNPQMIVTVRGIGYRISTPGEES, from the coding sequence ATGCTTCAGCTGGTTCTGGCCAAGGAAGGATTCTCGACCGCATGGGTTGGTCACGGCAATGACGTCATGGACGTCTTCCGGCAGTGCAAACCTGCCCTCGTACTCCTTGACCTCATGCTCCCAGGACCCGATGGCATCCAGATCTGCCAGGACATCCGAGACGAATCCGGCGTGCCCATCATCATGCTCACAGCACGCTCTGACACCCCTGACGTCGTGCGCGGCTTGGGGGCAGGTGCCGACGACTACGTCTCGAAACCCTTCCGGTCTGCTGAACTGGTTGCCCGTATTCGTGCCCGCCTGCGCACTCCAGCTGCCCCACGTGAGGAGGGCGGGATCATCAGCGTCGGCGATCTGACCATCGACCCGGCGGCCCACGTGGTGCAACGCGGTGGAGAGGACATCTCCTTGACCCCGCTGGAGTACTCCCTGCTCGTGACGATGGCCCAGCATCCCAACAAGGTCTTCAGCCGAGAAACCCTACTGCGAGAGGTCTGGGGTTACACCAGCAATGCCGACACTCGCCTGGTCAACGTCCACGTGCAGCGGTTGCGCTCCAAGGTGGAGGAAAACGCTGGGAACCCGCAGATGATCGTGACGGTGCGCGGTATCGGATACCGCATCAGCACACCTGGGGAGGAGAGCTGA
- a CDS encoding arsenate reductase ArsC, which translates to MNETQELRQAKGEPDTSDRPTVLFACVHNAGRSQMAAAYAHQLSGGRVEVLSAGSEPAKSINSLVRDALLEDGIDISAETPKLLTPEAVKASDVVITMGCGETCPIFPGKRYEDWEVADPAGQDLASVREIRDDVKKRVEDLLTSLDVSVQP; encoded by the coding sequence ATGAATGAGACGCAGGAGTTGAGGCAGGCCAAGGGCGAACCGGACACTTCTGACCGCCCCACCGTGTTGTTCGCCTGCGTGCACAACGCCGGCCGGTCCCAAATGGCAGCGGCCTATGCGCACCAGCTTTCCGGTGGCCGTGTCGAGGTGCTCTCGGCGGGCTCGGAACCAGCGAAGTCGATCAACTCCCTCGTCCGAGACGCACTGCTGGAGGACGGGATCGACATCTCGGCTGAAACCCCGAAACTCCTCACCCCGGAGGCCGTCAAGGCATCTGACGTCGTTATCACGATGGGTTGTGGGGAAACCTGTCCGATCTTCCCCGGCAAGCGCTACGAGGACTGGGAGGTCGCCGACCCTGCCGGTCAGGACTTGGCGAGCGTTCGCGAGATTCGCGACGACGTCAAGAAGCGTGTTGAGGACCTGCTCACATCACTCGATGTTTCCGTGCAGCCCTGA
- a CDS encoding LpqB family beta-propeller domain-containing protein yields the protein MTLRPTRRAVLSGAALLLAGCAEVPSSGPARRVDDPHEAATRREGIDVAPQPPTDGASIDLVVGGFLQAMTSARDDYRVARTYLTKDMADRWDPHSKATIYEATNHKPTSTVATASLQAPVVGTIDADGHYRPAQSQTLTHDFGMAQESGQWRISRPPEGLLISQYTFQRAWSTIPVYFLAVDADRLVPDVIHLPSWGATPDAVLRAMMAGVPEYLKPAVRTALPSGVKATESISVDAVGVVTVPLSASAAQLSESQRRLLASQVTWTLSYFPSISRIRFTAGGSLLPLPEAAEDNTVSADLYADLIPLPSTDSPTVVAVVKGQMGRTNPSGRTFQIMPGTLGQQARPHTGVSAVASTQFAMPVASLNTPGAVWHAVSGDQRSLVAWREGSDQVDVVATGTNLLRPQVLVDRSVMTFSTTDPTLIVVGPDGVRKSTVVDLGGRAVTAFSVSPDGIRVALVLTAGKSYGLGIGLLSPQDNAVHLGHIVDIPLSSSDANLSKITDVAWLSQTRLCVLGSAIENGVTAPYEIIVDGSGATSMGPLSGTSVTSVVAVPMKTGTEAVVLGEDGLLLHHEERFRWRQILQGVSAVAMTA from the coding sequence ATGACACTGCGTCCCACGCGACGTGCTGTGCTGTCGGGGGCTGCTCTCCTGCTGGCAGGCTGCGCCGAGGTACCCTCCAGCGGGCCAGCCAGACGGGTCGACGACCCCCACGAAGCGGCAACGCGGCGTGAGGGCATCGACGTCGCTCCGCAGCCTCCTACCGACGGCGCATCGATTGATCTTGTCGTGGGCGGTTTCCTGCAGGCCATGACGAGTGCCCGTGACGACTACCGCGTCGCTCGCACCTACCTCACCAAAGACATGGCCGACCGCTGGGATCCCCATTCCAAGGCGACGATCTACGAGGCCACCAACCACAAGCCGACCAGTACGGTGGCGACGGCTTCTCTCCAGGCTCCCGTCGTGGGCACCATTGATGCCGACGGTCACTACCGCCCGGCCCAGTCGCAGACTCTCACACATGACTTCGGCATGGCTCAAGAGTCCGGACAATGGCGAATTTCCCGACCTCCTGAGGGGTTGTTGATCTCGCAGTACACCTTCCAGCGCGCTTGGTCGACGATTCCGGTGTATTTCTTGGCCGTCGACGCTGACCGGTTGGTTCCCGACGTCATCCACCTGCCGAGCTGGGGTGCCACCCCTGATGCCGTGCTGCGGGCGATGATGGCCGGGGTGCCTGAATACCTGAAACCGGCAGTGCGCACGGCACTGCCCTCCGGAGTGAAGGCCACCGAGTCAATCTCGGTTGACGCTGTAGGCGTGGTCACCGTGCCCCTGAGTGCCTCTGCTGCCCAGCTGTCAGAGTCCCAGCGGCGACTGCTTGCCAGCCAAGTCACGTGGACCTTGAGTTATTTCCCATCCATCTCGCGTATCCGATTCACCGCCGGCGGATCCCTGCTGCCCCTGCCCGAGGCCGCCGAGGACAACACCGTCTCGGCGGACCTGTACGCCGACCTCATACCGCTGCCATCGACGGATTCCCCCACGGTCGTCGCCGTCGTCAAGGGACAGATGGGACGAACCAACCCCTCAGGTCGAACCTTCCAGATCATGCCCGGAACCCTGGGGCAGCAGGCTCGTCCGCACACAGGTGTCTCAGCCGTCGCGTCCACCCAATTCGCCATGCCCGTCGCATCGTTGAACACTCCCGGCGCGGTGTGGCACGCCGTGTCCGGGGACCAACGATCGCTGGTGGCGTGGCGCGAAGGCAGCGATCAGGTCGACGTCGTCGCCACTGGGACGAACCTGCTCCGCCCACAAGTTCTCGTTGATCGCAGTGTCATGACCTTCTCGACCACGGATCCGACACTCATCGTCGTCGGCCCAGATGGCGTCCGAAAATCGACCGTCGTTGACCTGGGTGGACGCGCAGTGACCGCGTTCAGCGTCTCTCCCGATGGGATCCGCGTGGCCCTGGTCCTCACAGCGGGGAAGAGCTACGGATTGGGTATCGGCCTGTTGTCACCGCAGGACAACGCAGTTCACCTGGGCCACATCGTCGACATACCGCTGTCCTCCTCCGACGCGAACCTGTCGAAGATCACCGACGTTGCCTGGCTCTCCCAAACCCGGTTGTGCGTCCTGGGCAGTGCGATCGAGAACGGGGTGACTGCACCCTACGAAATCATCGTTGATGGCTCGGGGGCGACCTCCATGGGCCCACTCAGCGGAACCAGCGTGACATCCGTGGTGGCGGTGCCGATGAAAACCGGTACCGAGGCTGTCGTGCTCGGCGAAGACGGACTATTGCTTCACCACGAGGAAAGGTTCCGCTGGCGCCAGATCCTGCAAGGGGTCAGTGCTGTGGCGATGACAGCTTGA